TATATGAGAATAGTAATTCTCAATATAATCTGATATCGTTTCATTTATAACCCTTTCAGATTTAGTTTCAATATTTTTATTATCAAATACAATACCAACATTTTTATTATTAGTTATTCTTAAATTGATATACCAAATGCCAATAATAAATATTAAAGAAAAAATTATTAAAATAAAACCCTTAAAATACTTTTTCAACTTTACCTCATCCTCCAATTCTTTCTATAGTCAAATTATAATCTTCGGAAGTTACTATTTTATGGGTAATTATACCAAAATTTTTATATGAGTAATTATTATATTGAACGTTATATTATCAGCTTTTTAAAAGTATTAAACTAATACTTTTAACTGATTCATTTTTTTTATTTCGCCGTATATAAAAATTAAAGATATCATTGCAGTAAAAAAATCAGATAATGGAACAGATACAAAAACACCAGTGACTTTAAGAAATATTGGGATGATTAACATTAATGGTATTAAAAATAAAAATGGTTTCATTATTGATAAAAATAATGCAGGCTTAGGTTTGCCAATATACTGAAAAAAACTTGCAGCAATTACTTGAACACCTACTAAAGGACTCATAAGTATCAGTACTCTTAAAATAGGAACCGTCAATGCTATTAATTCATTATTAGATGTAAAAACACCCGCTATTTTATTTGTAAAACTAATAATTATAACTAAAAATCCCAATGAAATTACAACTGATGTTAAAATTCCAAGCTTTAAGCTTTGTTTTACTCTATTGAATTTTTTAGCACCATAATTAAATCCTATAATAGGCTGAAGAGCTTGTCTAATTCCATACATAGAAACGGTAATAAACCCGAATATACGATTATATATACCAATTGCAGAAATATATAAGTCAGATCCTCCATAAATTCTTATTGAATTATTTAATACTATGGCTACAATTCCATAAGCCAGTTGAGTCATAAACGTGGATACTCCTAAGGAAATGGCTTCCTTTAATAACTTTATATTAATTACTAAATTTTTAACTTTTACTCCTAAAATTTTACTATTAAAACAGATGTATACCAATAAAAATATGAAACATATTATTTGGGAAATGTCTGTAGCAATGGCAGCTCCTTTTATCCCATATTTAAGTCTTGTAACTAATATGTAATCTAACGGAATATTAATTACAGGTCCTATTATCATGCTTATCATAGCAATATTAGCATGTCCTTCTGATTGTATGATGCTATTGGAAACAATACTAAAAACGAAAAAAACACTGCAATATAAAGTAATTTTAAAGAATGTTACAGCATAGGGTAGTATAGTTTCCAAGGAACCAAAAATATACAATATAGGTCTGATGAAAGCCAGTCCTATAACCATAATTAAAATTCCTAATAGAACAGAGGATGTTAATGCAGTACCCACAGCCTTTTCTGCTCTTAGTTTATTTCCGGCTCCAAGACTTCTGGAAATTATAGAAGCAATTCCAACTCCGATCATTTGAGAAAGAGCCAGTATTATTTGTTGAATAGGAAAGACTATAGTTAATGCTGCAATTCCTAAGCTACCATTAGCCTGATTACCTATAAAAATTGCATCAATAAGATTATATAATACATTAGCTAAAAATACACTTATGGCAGGAAGAGAAAACTTAAAGAGTAACGTTTTGATATTACCTTCCAAAATAAAATTTTCAAGTTCAGTCATATTATTACCTCCAAAAAATTTATACCTGTTATACTCACTTAATGAAATACTACTCCCTCTAAATATCATTATTCATAAAAAATACCCCTTTTCTAAATCTAATAAGATTACATTAAAAAAATGCAACAATTTATACATATCTTAATATTCTGTATTATCACAATTTATATTTTATATCTACATTTATTTTACTGCTATATCAGTAATGATGATATTATCCTATATCAATGCCTATATGTTAGAATTATTTCGTCCAATTTAATATACACAAAAACTTTATTTTAGGCTAAAATTGACGATATTAGATGATCTTACCTAATTTTGAATATACTCAAATTTATATATAACAAAACTAACAAACTTAAAATATCTCTAAATCACTTCAAATACCTATATTATACTAATATAGATAAAGACAATTATACTTTAAGCAAAAAAGAGATTAAAGATAAATCCATCTAATACTGTTATAATATATATAAAATTGTAAATTCTAATTAACCTATTTTTATATATTAATCTGCAAGTAAAAATAGTTTATCTTTTGTTAAGTTGTAAGTGAGGAGAATATTTATGGATAGAAAAATAACATTTTATGTAACTAGACATGGTGAAACTATGTATAATATATTGAACAAAGTACAGGGATGGTCTGATACGCCATTAACCCCAAGAGGGATTAAAATAGCAAGACTTTTAGGGAAAGGCCTAAAAGACATAGATTTTGTGGCGGCCTATTCTAGCGATAGTGGACGAGCAGTTGAAACAGCTGAGATTATTCTTAATGAGAGCGGAAATAAGCAGATTAAATTATATCGTGACAAACGATTAAGAGAATGGGGATTTGGAAGTCTATAAGGAGAATCTAACAAAAACTTTTTGAATATTATACTTCAAGAAATACCTGATGTTAGTATAGCATAACTTAATTATAATTTACCACAGATTTCTAAAGTGGTTGTTCGCTCTGACACTATTGCATGGGCAGAAGATTTTTATACAATTGAAACCAGATTGAAATCTATTTTTAAAACCATGGCAGATACAATTTCACCAGGTGGTGGAGGAGATATTTTAATTGTGACACATGCTTTTACAATTAAAACATTAATTTTTATATTTGCAAAGCATCGCTTAAATGAAGTAACAAATATAGAAAATGCAAGCATAACAAAAATAGTATATGAAAATGGAAATTTTTACATTAGTGATATTAACAACACTCAGTACATTGGATAAATAACCTTTGTCCTCAAGTAATTTTATATAAATTTCTCATGAAAGTTGTTCTATGACCTTTGCAATATGCTTATACTGGCTCTGCAACTATTCGTTGAAAATATTGGAGACACCAGATAGCAAATCAGAATTATATCTGGTACCAAAAAGGCTCCTTGTAGGTTCAGGTGGAGTTTTCTATAGAAAACTCCACCTGAACTTCAGAAGAACTTATCCAGACGCATTGCAGTGCTTATCTCCCACTTTGAAGAAGATGTTAGTATTAGCAAGCGTTCGGATTAAAACTCCATAGCTAAGTCGCATGCCTGACGAATTGCAGTGAGAACATTGCCAATGCCCCCAGAATCTCCTATATTACGTACAGAAATGTTTCTAGCTGAAAGTGTATCAAACAGAGATGTATTAGGCTTTGAACCCACTGCTAGTACAATTGTGTCACAGGGAAGTTCCGCCTTAATCACTTCTTTACTTTTTGGATTAGTAGATTCTATAAAAACTTCCTTATTGGTCACTTCTGCTATTTTAGAGAAAGAATATTGTTTTACGCCCAGCCGTTTAAGGTCTTTTATTACAGGCCAGCCGCAGCCAGGATCAAATCCAGTACCAATTTTTGCAATATCTACAATAGCTATATTACGACGGGATGTATTTAACATCATCTTTATTTTCTCACTACTTTCAGATTTTTGAGATTCCATAAAATAAAGTTGTTCCTCAGAGAGAGCGGCTTCATGAGCCAAATACGCTGCTGTTTCACAGCCAACAGAACTGCCGCCAACCACTACTATATTACGACCAGCCATATCTTTACCTTCAAGAATGTCAGAAGAGGTAACTATAGGAATATTGCCATCTCCAGGTAAACTAATGGAAGAAGGAATACTTCCAGTTGCCACTATTACCTCATGAAAATTTCCTTTCTCAATTTCTTCAATAGTAGCTTCCTTGTTAAGCACCACCTTTACACCTATTTTCTTCAACATAGCGTTAAAATAATGCACCAAATTTTGAAATTCCCCTTTTGATGGAGGAGTGCTTGCCAGATGTAATTGCCCCCCAATAGTATCCTTCATTTCCCAAACAGTAACTTTATGACCTCTTTCTGCTGCTCTTATTGCAAGTTCACAGCCAGCAGGACCTGCACCTATAACCAGAATATTTTTAGACGGCTTAGGTTTGGTATCCTGAAGAAGGAATTCTCTGCCGGCATATCCATTTACAAGACATTCCACAGGTTTGTCAAAAAACAAACGCCCAAGGCAGCCCTGATTACATGCGGTACAGCGGCGAATCTCATCTACTCTACCTTCTTTTACTTTAATTGGCCAATCCGGGTCAGCTATAAGCGTACGTCCCACACCGATCAAATCTGCCTGACATAAAGCTAGAGTACGCTCTGCCACAACAGGGTTATTAAATCGATTTGAAGCCATAACAGGAACACTAACTGCATCTTTTACCCCCTGTGCCAGGTACGCATAGCCTCCTTGTGGAACATCTCCTGGCAATTGAGGAATGGTGGTTTCATGCCAGCCTCCGGTTACATTTATCATGTCAATGCCAGCCTTATCTAACATTTTACAAAAGGCCACACAGTCTTCATTTGTATTGCCGCCCTTAATGAAATCATTTCCAGAAACACGCATAAAGATAGGATAATCATCTCCCACTGCTATGCGCAGAGCTGATAGTACTTCCAGTGGAAAACGACAGCGATTTTCAAAACTTCCCCCATATTCATCTTCACGCAAATTAGTAACAGGTGATAAAAACTGGCTAATCAAGTAGCCTGCAGAACCTACGATTTCCACTGCATCAAAACCTGCTTTTTTCGCCCGCAGTCCAGCATCAGCCCAGTGTTTTATAACCAGTGTGATTTCATCCTTTGTCATAGCTCTTGGTGTTTCACCTGTGTAACGAGAATAAACAGCTGAAGGAGCAAGTGCAGCATCATCTCCGGTAATATATTTGGTTCTCCCATATCTGCCGGTATGCATAAGCTGCACTGCTACTTTAGCACCACGTTTATGCATACCATCTGTAAACTCCTTGTATCCCAAAATATAATCATCACTTTCAAGGCTCATGATATCGGAATATCCCCGGTAATTGTCAATAACGCATCCCCCTACAATAATTAACCCTGCACCACCCTCTGCACGCTTCCAATAATATTCATTAAATCTGGCGGTAGCAAATCCATCAGGAGTATAACCGTGATGCATTGCCGGCATTACAAGACGATTTTTTAAAATAAGACCATTTATAGTAATGGGCTCAAACAAATTTCTAAAATTCATCATATTACTTTCCTCCTTGAATATAATTTAAAATTTTATCCTCCAATAGCTTTCCATCTCAAATACAGTTACATCATTATTCTTTGATGCCAAAAATTCTGCAGTTTCAAGACCTGTCATTCCAGAACCTATTACTGCTGCTTTTTTATTATAAATTTCTGTTTTCCCTGATAATACATCCACAATAGTAAATACATTTTTTCCATGAATACCATTTATGGACTCAGGAATTATAGGACTTGAGCCTTCTGCCACAAATACAGCATAAGGACTTAAAAATTGATTGATCAAATATCCATGAGCACCGTGTATTTCAACCCCATCAATACCCGCTGCTTTAACTCTACAGGCAGCATTTATAAAATCCTGTACTAATCCTTCTGCTTCTTTTGTAGTCATTTCCCTTGTTTCCTGGTGTACCACATTACATTGAGTTCTACTTGGTGCCATCATTGACTTGTTACCGATTTCAGCTAACTCATGCTACTATTATAACAGTAATTTTTGATTTATCAATTATGCACTTTTTTGTAATATACTATCCAAAAAGAAAGTTAGTATAAATTAAATCAATTTGAAAGAAACTTAATAAGCAAAAAAAAACAAAAGAAGGTCTCGCTGCAGCAATATCACTCGGCAGAAAACCAAAACTTGACGATAATAAAATCTTGAAATTACTTTTATTTTACTCAATTATCATTTCCATAAAGCCAACTGTAAATGGTAAAAAATCAAATTTTTTAGTACCTTTATGTATAAAACCATTTTTCTGATACCATTGTTTTAAAATAGTATTTTCCTCAATAATACCAATACTTATAATTTTTCCATTTAACCTCTTAACCTTAATTTTTGCAAACACTAACAATTTTTCTCCATATCCATAACGTCTATATTCCGGCAGGACAGTAATTTTTTCTAATTCATATTTTTCTTCACTCTTCTTTTCTAACTGCATAAATCCAACAATTTTATCATCAACATTTATTGAATACATGAAATTGCCTCTGTTTTTATCAGAAACCAATCTACTCATTTTGATAAAAGCGCCATTAGTGGCGCAATTTTCAATAGTTAATCCAAAATCTTTTGCCACTGTCCCAAATCCTTGTCTTATAACTTCTGCACACTCTTCTAATTCATTTAATGATACTTCTTTAATAACATATTCTTTCATACTCAATCCCTCAATTTCAAATAATTTATTATAAAGGCCTGTTTCAAAATGTAAAAACTCATTTTGAAACAGACCATCTACTAACCTTGAATACTCTCTAAATATTCATCATAGGTTAACCTTTTATCTATAAATCCATTATCAGTAAGCTGTATAATCCTATTTGCTATAGTCTGGATAAATTCATGATCATAGGATGAAAATAAAATGATACTCTTATAATCTAAAAGTCCGTTGTTTAATGCAGTAATGGATTCTAGATCCAGATGATTGGTGGGCTGATCCAAAATAAGCACATTGGCATTTTCCATCATCATCTTTGCCAGCATGCATCGTACTTTTTCCCCTCCCGAGAGAATATTCACCTGCTTTAATGCCTCTTCCCCGGAAAATAAAATTTTACCAAGAAATCCTCTAATATAGCTTTCAGATTTTTCCTCTGAAAATTGTCTCAGCCAATCCACTAAATTTAATTCCTGTTCATTAAAGTACTCTGAATTATCCTTTGGAAAATATGACCTGGAGATAGTAACTCCCCATTTATACCTTCCACTATCTGGTTCCATTTCTCCCATAAGAATTTTAAACAATGTAGTTTCTTGAATTTCATTTTCTGATATAAAAGCAATTTTATCACCCTTTGATACTGTAAAACTAACATTATCCAATACTTTTTTTCCATCTATAATTTTTGTAATTCCATCAACTATTAATATATCATTTCCCACTTCTCTTTCAGGCTTAAAACCCATAAAGGGATATTTTCTGCTGGAGGGCTTGATATCCTCTAAAGTTATTTTATCCAGCAACTTCTTACGGGATGTAGCCTGATTTGATTTTGAGGCATTGGCACTGAAACGCTCTATAAATCTTTGCAGATCTTTAATCTTTTCTTCTTTTTTTCTGTTTTGTTCCTTTGCCATCTTAAGTGCAAGCTGGCTTGACTGGTACCAAAAATCATAGTTTCCAGCATATATTTTTATCTTTCCATAATCCACATCCGCCATATATGTACACACTTTATTTAGAAAATATCTATCATGGGATACAACTATGACAGTACCTTCAAAATTAATAATAAACTCTTCTAACCATTTTATAGATTTAACATCTAAATGGTTAGTAGGTTCGTCTAAGATAAGTATACCGGGATTTCCAAAAAGCGCCTGTGCCAGAAGTACTTTTACCTTTTGGGCTCCTGTAAGTTCAGACATCTTTTTATTGTGAAGATTTATATCTATCCCAAGGCCTTGAAGCAGTGAAGAAGCTTCAGATTCTGCTTCCCATCCGTTTAATTCTGCAAATTCGCCTTCCAATTCAGATGCCTTTATGCCATCTTCATCTGTAAAATCAGGTTTATCATAAAGGGCATCCTTTTCTTTCATTATTTCATAAAGCCTTAAATTACCCATAATTACTGTTTCTAAAATCTCATATTCATCATATTGAAAATGATCCTGTTTTAGTACAGACATTCTTATATGCTTTGAAATACTTACTTCTCCTGTACTGGGTTCTATTTCTCCTGATAATATTTTTAAAAATGTGGTCTTTCCTGCACCATTTGCCCCTATAATTCCATAGCAATTACCCTGGGTAAACTTTAAATTTACATCTTCAAAAAGCTTTCTCCCCTTATATCTTAAACTAACATTATTTACATTAATCAAATTATACCCATCCTCTACTGTATTTTTGTCATTATGGAAGGATTATATCATAATTCAACTAAATAAGCATTAAAATTTTTTCTAATATCCCCTATATACCATTTATGCTGATAATACTCTTTTCTTTCATGGTGTTTAATATCTCTTTATCTGTCATTTAAGCACTACCTTTATATTTTTAATAAACAATTCAGATGGAGAAAAGGATTCCTTATAAGAAAACTCCATCCGAACCTTAATTACTCTCCCCTTCCGAGAAGCTTCAATATGGCTATTTACAGTCTTTAAATACAAATTAAAAAACTAGAATTTGGGAATTTCTAGAATAGCCCCTCTGTTTCCTGAAGTTACCATTGATGCATATCTTGCAAGGTAGCCTGTGGTAATCTTAGGTTGTCTAGGTTTCCAATTTGATCTTCTTCTCTCCAATTCTTCCTCACTGATTTCAAAATCAATAGAATTTGCCTCTATATCTATCTTTATTATATCTCCCTCTTCAACCAGTGCAATATTACCTCCTACTGCCGCTTCAGGAGAAACATGACCAATTGCAGCACCTCTTGTAGCACCACTAAAACGTCCATCTGTTATTAATGCCACACTTCCCCCAAGACCTCGTCCCATAATTGCAGAAGTTGGGTTAAGCATTTCTCTCATGCCAGGTCCACCTTTAGGTCCTTCATATCTTATAATAACTACATCGCCAGCTACAATTTTCCCTGTGTTTATAGCATTTAGAGCATCCTCCTCACAGTCAAAAACCCTTGCAGGTCCTTCATGCTTTAACATTTCAGGTGCCACTGCAGAACGCTTTACAACACAGGAATCTGGAGCTAAATTGCCTTTAAGAATTGCAATTCCGCCAGTTGTGCTGTAAGGGTTTTCAACAGGTCTTATTACCTCTTTATTTTTATTTATACAACCTTTAATATTTTCTGCCACAGTTTTTCCCGTACATGTAATCAAATCTGTACTTAATAAATTCAATTTATTAATTTCATTCATAACAGCGTAAATTCCACCTGCTTCATTTAACTCTTCCACATAATTATGTCCTGCTGGTGCTAAGTGGCAAAGATTAGGCGTTTTTGCACTGATTTCATTTGCCATATCCACATTTAATTCAATACCAGCTTCATGTGCAATAGCTGGTAAATGAAGCATACTGTTTGTACTACATCCAAGAGCCATATCCATAGTTAGAGCATTCTTAAAAGCAGCCTCTGTCATAACATCTCTAGGTCTTATATTTCTTTCAAGCAGCTCCATTATTTTCATGCCAGCATGTTTTGCAAGTTTTATTCTGTCAGAATAAACAGCAGGTATTGTACCATTACCTCCAAGTGCCATTCCAAGAACCTCTGTTAAACAGTTCATACTATTTGCAGTATACATGCCTGAACAGGAGCCGCAAGTAGGACATACCTTACTTTCAAACTCTTCTAATTTTTCTTCAGTTATTTTACCTCCGTTGAAAGCACCTACTGCCTCAGATATGCTGCTAAAACTTACTTTACATCCATCTACCTTTCCTGCAAGCATAGGGCCTCCACTTACAAAAATAGTTGGAATGTTAAGTCTCGCTGCAGCCATTAAAAGTCCTGGTACATTTTTATCACAGTTAGGTACCATTACCAGCGCATCAAAAGCATGAGCCATGGCCATAGCTTCTGTGGAATCTGCAATTAAATCTCTTGTAACAAGAGAATATTTCATGCCCTGGTGTCCCATGGCAATTCCATCACAGACAGCAATGGCAGGAAAAACAATTGGAGTACCCCCAGCCATTGATACTCCTGTCTTTACGGCCTCCACTATTTTATCTAAATTCATATGACCCGGTACTATGTCGTTTTTTGAACTTACAATACCTACAAGCGGTCTTTCTATTTCTTCTTTTGTCAAACCTAACGCATTAAGCAGGGCACGCTGTGGTGCACTTTTAGTTCCTTTCGTTATTACATCACTTCTCACTAAAATAACCTCCCTAGTACAATATTATTAAACTATATGTTTTTATTGTAAGTTGTGTGATGTCTGTTGTCAACTATACATTATATATTTTGAAAAAATAAGTGTTAATTTTTATAATTATAAAAATTAACACTATTTTACTCTTCATATATATCCATGCCTCTCATTGCACGTATAATATGAAGCTTCATTGCAGTTTTTGCCCCCTCTGCATCTCTTTTAGATAAAAATTCCATTATCATACGGTGATCATTTAATGTATCTTGTATTACAACTTCATTATCATCTGACAACATAACACCCTTATCAATGGATTTATAAAGTATAGGCATAAGCCTATTCATAAATTCATTATGGGTGGCCTTTGCAATGGATTTATGAAAAGCCCTTTCAGTTTCAGTTCTGTCTTCTTTATTTAAAATTTTCTGTTCTTCTAGTCTACCATAGTGAATTATTCTTTTTATCTCCTTATCTGTGGCCCTCTTTGCAGCATAATAAGCGGTTTCTGGTTCAAAAATCAATCTCATTTCATATAAATCTCTGGCATTTAACTTTATTGTAGAAAGTTCTTCCAGGCCAAAGTTTTCATGGAAACCTTCCTGATTTACTACAAATGTGCCTTTTCCCCTTCTAATTTCAAGAACATTACGGGCAACCAAAATACGAATAGCTTCCCTTAACGTAGTCCTGCTTACCTGCATAAGGACAGAGAGTTCATTTTCATTTGGAAGTTTATCTCCCACCGAAAATTTCTTATCTATAGTAATCATT
This window of the Clostridium kluyveri DSM 555 genome carries:
- a CDS encoding FAD-dependent oxidoreductase produces the protein MMNFRNLFEPITINGLILKNRLVMPAMHHGYTPDGFATARFNEYYWKRAEGGAGLIIVGGCVIDNYRGYSDIMSLESDDYILGYKEFTDGMHKRGAKVAVQLMHTGRYGRTKYITGDDAALAPSAVYSRYTGETPRAMTKDEITLVIKHWADAGLRAKKAGFDAVEIVGSAGYLISQFLSPVTNLREDEYGGSFENRCRFPLEVLSALRIAVGDDYPIFMRVSGNDFIKGGNTNEDCVAFCKMLDKAGIDMINVTGGWHETTIPQLPGDVPQGGYAYLAQGVKDAVSVPVMASNRFNNPVVAERTLALCQADLIGVGRTLIADPDWPIKVKEGRVDEIRRCTACNQGCLGRLFFDKPVECLVNGYAGREFLLQDTKPKPSKNILVIGAGPAGCELAIRAAERGHKVTVWEMKDTIGGQLHLASTPPSKGEFQNLVHYFNAMLKKIGVKVVLNKEATIEEIEKGNFHEVIVATGSIPSSISLPGDGNIPIVTSSDILEGKDMAGRNIVVVGGSSVGCETAAYLAHEAALSEEQLYFMESQKSESSEKIKMMLNTSRRNIAIVDIAKIGTGFDPGCGWPVIKDLKRLGVKQYSFSKIAEVTNKEVFIESTNPKSKEVIKAELPCDTIVLAVGSKPNTSLFDTLSARNISVRNIGDSGGIGNVLTAIRQACDLAMEF
- a CDS encoding MATE family efflux transporter, producing MTELENFILEGNIKTLLFKFSLPAISVFLANVLYNLIDAIFIGNQANGSLGIAALTIVFPIQQIILALSQMIGVGIASIISRSLGAGNKLRAEKAVGTALTSSVLLGILIMVIGLAFIRPILYIFGSLETILPYAVTFFKITLYCSVFFVFSIVSNSIIQSEGHANIAMISMIIGPVINIPLDYILVTRLKYGIKGAAIATDISQIICFIFLLVYICFNSKILGVKVKNLVINIKLLKEAISLGVSTFMTQLAYGIVAIVLNNSIRIYGGSDLYISAIGIYNRIFGFITVSMYGIRQALQPIIGFNYGAKKFNRVKQSLKLGILTSVVISLGFLVIIISFTNKIAGVFTSNNELIALTVPILRVLILMSPLVGVQVIAASFFQYIGKPKPALFLSIMKPFLFLIPLMLIIPIFLKVTGVFVSVPLSDFFTAMISLIFIYGEIKKMNQLKVLV
- the ilvD gene encoding dihydroxy-acid dehydratase gives rise to the protein MRSDVITKGTKSAPQRALLNALGLTKEEIERPLVGIVSSKNDIVPGHMNLDKIVEAVKTGVSMAGGTPIVFPAIAVCDGIAMGHQGMKYSLVTRDLIADSTEAMAMAHAFDALVMVPNCDKNVPGLLMAAARLNIPTIFVSGGPMLAGKVDGCKVSFSSISEAVGAFNGGKITEEKLEEFESKVCPTCGSCSGMYTANSMNCLTEVLGMALGGNGTIPAVYSDRIKLAKHAGMKIMELLERNIRPRDVMTEAAFKNALTMDMALGCSTNSMLHLPAIAHEAGIELNVDMANEISAKTPNLCHLAPAGHNYVEELNEAGGIYAVMNEINKLNLLSTDLITCTGKTVAENIKGCINKNKEVIRPVENPYSTTGGIAILKGNLAPDSCVVKRSAVAPEMLKHEGPARVFDCEEDALNAINTGKIVAGDVVIIRYEGPKGGPGMREMLNPTSAIMGRGLGGSVALITDGRFSGATRGAAIGHVSPEAAVGGNIALVEEGDIIKIDIEANSIDFEISEEELERRRSNWKPRQPKITTGYLARYASMVTSGNRGAILEIPKF
- a CDS encoding GNAT family N-acetyltransferase is translated as MKEYVIKEVSLNELEECAEVIRQGFGTVAKDFGLTIENCATNGAFIKMSRLVSDKNRGNFMYSINVDDKIVGFMQLEKKSEEKYELEKITVLPEYRRYGYGEKLLVFAKIKVKRLNGKIISIGIIEENTILKQWYQKNGFIHKGTKKFDFLPFTVGFMEMIIE
- a CDS encoding ABC-F family ATP-binding cassette domain-containing protein, coding for MINVNNVSLRYKGRKLFEDVNLKFTQGNCYGIIGANGAGKTTFLKILSGEIEPSTGEVSISKHIRMSVLKQDHFQYDEYEILETVIMGNLRLYEIMKEKDALYDKPDFTDEDGIKASELEGEFAELNGWEAESEASSLLQGLGIDINLHNKKMSELTGAQKVKVLLAQALFGNPGILILDEPTNHLDVKSIKWLEEFIINFEGTVIVVSHDRYFLNKVCTYMADVDYGKIKIYAGNYDFWYQSSQLALKMAKEQNRKKEEKIKDLQRFIERFSANASKSNQATSRKKLLDKITLEDIKPSSRKYPFMGFKPEREVGNDILIVDGITKIIDGKKVLDNVSFTVSKGDKIAFISENEIQETTLFKILMGEMEPDSGRYKWGVTISRSYFPKDNSEYFNEQELNLVDWLRQFSEEKSESYIRGFLGKILFSGEEALKQVNILSGGEKVRCMLAKMMMENANVLILDQPTNHLDLESITALNNGLLDYKSIILFSSYDHEFIQTIANRIIQLTDNGFIDKRLTYDEYLESIQG
- a CDS encoding FadR/GntR family transcriptional regulator, translated to MPRREKNLSQSVAEDIFSMITIDKKFSVGDKLPNENELSVLMQVSRTTLREAIRILVARNVLEIRRGKGTFVVNQEGFHENFGLEELSTIKLNARDLYEMRLIFEPETAYYAAKRATDKEIKRIIHYGRLEEQKILNKEDRTETERAFHKSIAKATHNEFMNRLMPILYKSIDKGVMLSDDNEVVIQDTLNDHRMIMEFLSKRDAEGAKTAMKLHIIRAMRGMDIYEE
- a CDS encoding FAD-dependent oxidoreductase, which translates into the protein MMAPSRTQCNVVHQETREMTTKEAEGLVQDFINAACRVKAAGIDGVEIHGAHGYLINQFLSPYAVFVAEGSSPIIPESINGIHGKNVFTIVDVLSGKTEIYNKKAAVIGSGMTGLETAEFLASKNNDVTVFEMESYWRIKF